A window of the Vicugna pacos chromosome 32, VicPac4, whole genome shotgun sequence genome harbors these coding sequences:
- the TUG1 gene encoding taurine up-regulated 1, with protein sequence LEEALARPPPLPGLVGRRSGRAVDRAIGWRLFLLLWHPALGAQARPPRRAPGGRWRSRRVFLLVRRTRAAAYAFAIRRGVVRVVGGGGQLLRPAPGEAAAAGFGAAGEAGVAGAGLEAWRHPSGPARTQLGGQEGAGGWLVVGFLLCLFLLMPP encoded by the coding sequence CTCGAAGAAGCCCTGGCGCgccctccccccctccccggtCTGGTAGGGCGAAGGAGCGGGCGCGCGGTCGATCGAGCGATCGGTTGGCGGCTCTTTCTCCTGCTCTGGCATCCAGCTCTTGGGGCGCAGGCCCGGCCGCCGCGGCGCGCGCCCGGTGGCCGTTGGCGCTCGCGCCGTGTCTTTCTTCTCGTACGCAGAACTCGGGCGGCGGCCTATGCGTTTGCGATTCGACGAGGAGTCGTCCGGGTGGTCGGCGGCGGCGGGCAGCTGCTCCGCCCCGCTCccggggaggcggcggcggcgggattTGGCGCGGCCGGGGAAGCTGGGGTGGCCGGGGCCGGCCTGGAGGCCTGGCGCCACCCTTCAGGGCCTGCAAGGACCCAGTTGggggggcaggagggggctgggggatggtTGGTGGTGGGCTTTCTACTTTGCCTTTTCCTCCTTATGCCGCCTTAG